A region of Desulfatiglans sp. DNA encodes the following proteins:
- a CDS encoding helix-turn-helix domain-containing protein, with amino-acid sequence MEKEILTIEEAADYLQIGKRSIYKLVKDGKIPGKKVLNKWRFEKESLREWVSKGEAEEV; translated from the coding sequence ATGGAAAAAGAGATCCTGACAATAGAAGAGGCAGCAGATTATCTCCAGATAGGTAAAAGGTCTATCTATAAACTTGTAAAGGATGGGAAGATACCCGGTAAAAAGGTCTTGAACAAATGGCGCTTTGAAAAGGAGAGCCTCAGGGAGTGGGTAAGCAAGGGTGAGGCAGAGGAGGTATAG